Proteins found in one Megachile rotundata isolate GNS110a chromosome 14, iyMegRotu1, whole genome shotgun sequence genomic segment:
- the LOC100879432 gene encoding longitudinals lacking protein, isoforms A/B/D/L-like: MGYLNCQRVTYPCKNCGKVYNYYSSLARHLKHECGVEPKFHCPLCTYRTKHKSSLNTHLNGRHMKLLNDLYATPNGNKVSSSMDAGN; encoded by the coding sequence ATGGGCTACCTGAACTGCCAGCGAGTCACCTATCCGTGCAAGAACTGCGGCAAGGTGTACAATTACTACTCCAGTTTGGCGAGGCATCTGAAGCACGAGTGCGGCGTGGAGCCAAAGTTTCACTGTCCTCTCTGCACTTACAGAACGAAGCACAAGTCCAGTCTGAACACGCATCTGAACGGCAGACACATGAAGCTGTTGAACGACTTGTACGCGACGCCGAACGGGAACAAAGTTTCGTCGTCGATGGATGCCGGCAATTAA